One genomic segment of Streptomyces niveus includes these proteins:
- a CDS encoding SCO0930 family lipoprotein — MNTWRNASLAVTAVAVLALTTACGQEKGESPNGQAVGAAAPADGGYGSDAGYGDESATEPKTAGQLAVWDSKKLGEVVTDSEGMTLYRFDNDTAEPPKSNCAGECEKAWPVVAAGDVKAAAGTDASKIGEVTRADGTKQLTLGGWPMYRYAKDVNPGDANGQGVGGTWFASAPDGKKAALGASGGDEAGASEADLAGLSVRKDPKLGEIVVDAKGMTVYRFKKDTAWPMTTACTGACLEKWPVVAPVDKNDTEGIIKKGFVTFDRPDGIKQQTIDCWPIYTFAGDAKPGDTNGQGVGGTWYAVAPDSKLVGAPK; from the coding sequence ATGAACACCTGGCGGAACGCCTCGCTCGCGGTGACCGCGGTGGCCGTACTGGCCCTGACGACGGCGTGCGGTCAGGAGAAGGGCGAGAGCCCCAACGGTCAGGCGGTCGGCGCCGCCGCACCCGCCGACGGCGGCTACGGATCGGACGCCGGCTACGGCGACGAATCGGCGACCGAGCCCAAGACCGCCGGTCAACTCGCCGTGTGGGACAGCAAGAAGCTCGGCGAGGTCGTCACCGACAGCGAGGGCATGACGCTCTACCGCTTCGACAACGACACCGCCGAGCCGCCCAAGTCGAACTGCGCCGGCGAGTGCGAGAAAGCATGGCCGGTCGTCGCCGCGGGCGACGTCAAGGCGGCGGCGGGCACCGACGCGTCGAAGATCGGAGAGGTCACCCGCGCCGACGGCACCAAGCAACTGACCCTCGGCGGCTGGCCGATGTACCGCTACGCCAAGGACGTCAACCCCGGTGACGCCAACGGGCAGGGTGTGGGCGGCACTTGGTTCGCCTCCGCCCCCGACGGGAAGAAGGCCGCCCTCGGCGCCTCCGGGGGCGACGAGGCCGGAGCCTCCGAGGCGGATCTCGCCGGGCTGTCCGTGCGAAAGGACCCCAAGCTCGGTGAAATCGTGGTGGACGCCAAGGGTATGACGGTATATCGGTTCAAGAAGGACACCGCGTGGCCGATGACGACCGCCTGCACCGGCGCCTGCCTCGAGAAGTGGCCGGTCGTCGCCCCGGTCGACAAGAACGACACCGAAGGCATCATCAAGAAGGGCTTCGTGACGTTCGACCGGCCGGACGGAATCAAGCAGCAGACCATCGACTGCTGGCCGATCTACACCTTCGCCGGCGATGCCAAGCCCGGTGACACCAATGGTCAGGGCGTCGGCGGCACTTGGTACGCCGTCGCTCCCGACTCGAAGCTGGTCGGAGCGCCCAAGTAG
- a CDS encoding DUF4239 domain-containing protein encodes MSEWLVLTIAMAAACAVVVTIVLINQRRVPADDDPSESPDVLEYMTMMIGVVYAIVLGLAIAGVWEARGGAQESVRQEAQALHEVQARSQVYPVEVRDRIRGDVDAYVSYVVHTEWPHMSEHNSLSDKGTALLEQVRRSVTDYVPADDHEAQAYQPLVDQVAAADDARGARGENAGATMPGVVWFGLIIGAVVTVGLIFTLQIRRTWRELLLAGLFSALIAFLLFLIWDFDAPYGRGISATAAPFVDLFPHIRT; translated from the coding sequence ATGTCGGAATGGCTTGTCCTGACCATCGCGATGGCCGCGGCGTGCGCGGTCGTCGTGACCATCGTCCTCATCAACCAGCGCCGGGTACCGGCCGACGACGACCCCTCAGAGAGCCCTGACGTCCTCGAATACATGACGATGATGATCGGCGTGGTCTACGCGATCGTGCTGGGCCTGGCGATCGCCGGGGTCTGGGAGGCGCGCGGCGGCGCCCAGGAGTCCGTACGCCAGGAGGCGCAGGCCCTGCACGAGGTGCAGGCACGGTCGCAGGTGTACCCGGTCGAGGTGCGCGACCGTATCCGGGGCGACGTCGACGCGTACGTCTCGTACGTGGTGCACACCGAGTGGCCCCACATGTCGGAGCACAACAGCCTCAGTGACAAGGGCACGGCGCTGCTGGAGCAGGTGCGGCGGAGCGTCACCGACTACGTACCGGCCGACGACCACGAGGCGCAGGCCTATCAGCCGCTGGTCGACCAGGTCGCGGCGGCCGACGACGCGCGGGGGGCCAGGGGCGAGAACGCGGGGGCGACGATGCCGGGGGTCGTCTGGTTCGGCCTGATCATCGGCGCCGTCGTGACGGTGGGGCTGATCTTCACGCTCCAGATCCGCCGTACCTGGCGGGAACTGCTGCTGGCGGGTCTCTTCAGCGCCCTGATCGCGTTTCTGCTCTTCCTCATCTGGGACTTCGACGCTCCGTACGGCCGTGGCATCTCCGCGACGGCGGCCCCGTTCGTCGACCTGTTCCCGCACATCCGTACATAG
- a CDS encoding class F sortase, with translation MGLAHRGSESRKRSPWGVLALVMLSGLALMRNGADVSLGPPQPASAAALDTRQEQVTQPGTVPIVKPLPYAPMSRVTIPAIKVDAPVMDVGLDPEGWIAAPPPQDANMAGWYQNGVAPGQRGTAVVVGHVDNQAGPAVFYGLGSLSKGEHIEVTRFDERVAVFEIYGVEVFSKNDFPGARVYGDTGHSELRVITCGGGYSKAGGYDGNVVVFARLVETR, from the coding sequence ATGGGCCTGGCCCACCGCGGCTCGGAGTCGAGGAAACGCTCGCCCTGGGGCGTTCTGGCTCTTGTCATGCTCTCCGGTCTCGCACTGATGCGTAACGGGGCCGACGTGTCCCTCGGACCGCCCCAGCCGGCCTCGGCGGCGGCGCTGGACACCCGGCAGGAGCAGGTGACCCAGCCCGGGACCGTCCCCATCGTGAAGCCCCTGCCGTACGCCCCCATGTCCCGCGTGACGATTCCGGCGATCAAGGTCGACGCGCCCGTGATGGACGTGGGGCTCGACCCTGAGGGCTGGATCGCCGCCCCGCCGCCCCAGGACGCGAACATGGCGGGCTGGTACCAGAACGGCGTCGCCCCCGGCCAGCGCGGCACCGCGGTCGTCGTGGGCCATGTCGACAACCAGGCGGGCCCCGCGGTCTTCTACGGTCTCGGCTCGCTGAGCAAGGGCGAGCACATCGAAGTCACCCGATTCGACGAGCGGGTGGCGGTGTTCGAGATCTACGGCGTCGAGGTGTTCTCCAAGAACGACTTCCCGGGGGCGCGGGTGTACGGCGACACCGGCCACTCGGAGTTGCGCGTGATCACCTGTGGTGGCGGCTACTCGAAGGCGGGCGGCTACGACGGCAACGTCGTGGTCTTCGCCCGGCTGGTCGAGACCCGCTGA
- a CDS encoding polysaccharide deacetylase family protein: MEPTKMNQMIPGRRAVLRVAAVLGAVGLARLMTTGEAHTPVRPATGSPPAGGPAASSPPAGATAAGPPPALPGGSSAYRLSPMTEFQPPGYRPARLPVRTEPFMEMPGLGRSMVLTFDDGPDPKYTRGILKTLRAHDVRAMFFVCGGMAKGQGDLLREMADDGHIVANHSWSHPELPTLKPARIREEMERTSEVIERALGLPPVWFRAPYGSWNRHTFKIGAELGMEPLAWTLDTLDWKSPGTGKIVRRVLDGAAPGVVVLSHDAGGNRSQSVDALRDYLPKLLKKGYAITVPRRGYGITAPKS; this comes from the coding sequence ATGGAACCCACCAAGATGAACCAGATGATCCCGGGGCGACGGGCGGTGCTGCGCGTCGCGGCCGTCCTCGGGGCGGTCGGCCTGGCCCGGCTGATGACCACGGGCGAGGCCCACACGCCGGTCCGTCCGGCGACCGGCAGTCCCCCGGCGGGCGGCCCGGCGGCCAGTAGCCCTCCGGCGGGCGCGACGGCTGCCGGACCGCCCCCGGCGCTGCCCGGCGGCTCGTCCGCCTACCGGCTGAGCCCCATGACCGAGTTCCAGCCACCCGGCTACCGCCCGGCCCGGCTGCCCGTGCGCACCGAGCCCTTCATGGAGATGCCGGGCCTGGGCCGCTCGATGGTGCTCACCTTCGACGACGGGCCCGACCCCAAGTACACCCGCGGCATCCTCAAGACGCTGCGCGCGCACGACGTACGGGCGATGTTCTTCGTCTGCGGCGGTATGGCCAAGGGACAGGGGGACCTGCTGCGGGAGATGGCCGACGACGGGCACATCGTGGCCAACCACAGTTGGTCGCACCCGGAGCTGCCCACACTGAAACCGGCCAGGATCCGTGAGGAGATGGAACGCACCAGCGAGGTGATCGAGCGGGCGCTCGGCCTGCCGCCGGTCTGGTTCCGCGCCCCGTACGGCTCCTGGAACCGGCACACCTTCAAGATCGGCGCCGAACTCGGTATGGAACCCCTCGCCTGGACGCTGGACACCCTCGACTGGAAGTCACCGGGCACCGGGAAGATCGTCCGCAGAGTGCTCGACGGGGCCGCGCCAGGGGTCGTGGTGCTGTCGCACGACGCGGGCGGCAACCGCTCGCAGAGCGTCGACGCGCTGCGCGACTACCTGCCCAAGCTGCTGAAGAAGGGATACGCCATCACCGTCCCGAGGCGCGGATACGGCATCACGGCACCGAAGTCCTGA
- a CDS encoding universal stress protein has translation MTDQQPSPFERGTDGPKVIVAGVDGSESSLRAAAYAGGLARRQNALLAIVYVQPLMSTGAALGAPVADTTEEIAEGLAEEIRTSAERVRGIWDVRWEFHTLRGDPYNGLVTAADDLKADAVVVGASESAGHRFIGSVAVRLVKAGRWPVTVVP, from the coding sequence GTGACGGATCAGCAGCCCTCCCCCTTCGAACGCGGCACGGACGGCCCCAAGGTGATCGTCGCCGGTGTGGACGGCTCGGAGTCTTCCCTGCGCGCGGCGGCGTACGCCGGTGGTCTCGCCCGGCGGCAGAACGCCCTGCTCGCGATCGTGTACGTGCAGCCGCTGATGTCGACGGGCGCCGCTCTCGGCGCCCCGGTCGCCGATACGACCGAGGAGATCGCCGAAGGTCTCGCGGAGGAGATCCGCACCAGCGCCGAGCGGGTCAGAGGCATCTGGGACGTGCGCTGGGAGTTCCACACGCTGCGCGGTGACCCCTACAACGGGCTGGTCACGGCGGCCGACGACCTGAAGGCGGACGCCGTGGTGGTGGGCGCGTCCGAGTCGGCGGGGCACCGCTTCATCGGCTCGGTGGCGGTACGGCTGGTCAAGGCGGGCCGCTGGCCGGTGACGGTCGTCCCGTAG
- a CDS encoding CapA family protein has translation MTTRTRHGAVAAAALMLGTTAGCAGPGAGDATGDRPVTSAPGSGTSAAGGATPRRGFTLVASGDVLPHDSVIRQAGTDAGGAGHDFVPMLAGVKSVVSAADVAICHMETVYGPDGGPFTGYPSFKSPPEIAAALRATGYDSCSTASNHSLDDGAEGIDRTLGALDKAGVKHVGSARSADEDTRPALLEAGGAKVAQLAYTYDTNGRPLPEGQPWAVDLIDEEKIVADSRAARAAGADVVVVSLHWGTEWQTAPDEKQLTLGRRLTASRTGDRPDIDLIIGTHAHVPQAYEKVNGTWIVYGMGDQIAGEMINHAGQFDPRGTQGSIGRFTFAPPAAEGERWSVTKAEFVPQTMDNAVGRVVNLSQALEDDPARDDYRTTRSEIEAAVLGRGAAKDGLTMGR, from the coding sequence ATGACGACGCGCACGCGCCACGGAGCGGTGGCCGCCGCCGCCCTCATGCTCGGTACGACCGCCGGATGCGCCGGACCCGGCGCCGGGGACGCCACCGGCGACCGCCCCGTCACAAGCGCCCCCGGGTCCGGCACTTCGGCGGCGGGCGGCGCCACGCCGCGACGCGGGTTCACGCTCGTCGCCTCCGGGGACGTCCTGCCGCACGACTCCGTCATCCGCCAGGCCGGCACGGACGCGGGCGGCGCCGGCCACGACTTCGTACCGATGCTCGCCGGGGTGAAGTCCGTCGTCTCGGCCGCCGATGTGGCGATCTGTCACATGGAGACGGTGTACGGCCCCGACGGCGGGCCCTTCACCGGCTACCCGTCCTTCAAGTCACCGCCCGAGATCGCCGCCGCGCTCAGGGCGACCGGCTACGACTCCTGCTCCACCGCGTCCAACCACTCCCTGGACGACGGTGCCGAGGGCATCGACCGCACCCTCGGGGCGCTCGACAAGGCCGGGGTCAAACACGTCGGCTCGGCGCGCTCGGCCGACGAGGACACCCGGCCCGCGCTGCTGGAGGCGGGCGGCGCGAAGGTCGCCCAACTGGCGTACACCTACGACACCAACGGCAGGCCGCTGCCCGAAGGACAGCCCTGGGCGGTCGACCTCATCGACGAGGAGAAGATCGTCGCCGACTCACGGGCCGCCCGCGCGGCGGGTGCCGACGTCGTCGTCGTGAGCCTGCACTGGGGGACGGAGTGGCAGACCGCGCCCGACGAGAAGCAGTTGACCCTCGGCCGGCGCCTCACCGCGTCCAGGACCGGGGACCGCCCCGACATCGACCTGATCATCGGAACCCACGCCCATGTCCCCCAGGCGTACGAGAAGGTCAACGGCACCTGGATCGTCTACGGCATGGGCGACCAGATCGCCGGCGAGATGATCAACCACGCCGGACAGTTCGACCCGCGCGGCACCCAGGGCTCGATCGGCCGGTTCACCTTCGCGCCGCCCGCCGCCGAGGGGGAGCGCTGGTCCGTGACGAAGGCGGAGTTCGTCCCGCAGACCATGGACAACGCCGTCGGACGTGTCGTCAATCTGTCCCAGGCACTGGAGGACGACCCGGCCAGGGACGACTACCGGACCACCCGGTCCGAGATCGAGGCCGCGGTCCTCGGGCGCGGCGCCGCCAAGGACGGCCTCACGATGGGCCGTTGA
- a CDS encoding sigma-70 family RNA polymerase sigma factor, producing the protein MTTATATATTDERALAELQRDHGPALLHFLLGLTYGDRQRAEDLLQETLVRAWQHPEAFEGPYESMRPWLFTVGRRLAIDARRSRLARPTEVSDGVLEATPEPGDPTERSVAALDVRQAVKSLSPEHRAVLAQIYFKGLSVVEAAQVLGIPAGTVKSRSYYALRALGRSLPGYHRSSSSKSARSAAASATSA; encoded by the coding sequence ATGACCACCGCCACGGCCACGGCGACGACCGACGAGCGGGCGCTGGCGGAGTTGCAGCGCGACCACGGCCCCGCGCTGCTCCACTTCCTGCTCGGTCTGACCTACGGCGACCGGCAGCGCGCCGAGGATCTGCTCCAGGAGACGCTGGTCCGCGCCTGGCAGCACCCCGAGGCGTTCGAAGGCCCCTACGAGTCCATGCGGCCCTGGCTGTTCACCGTGGGCCGCCGACTGGCGATAGACGCCCGCCGCTCACGTCTCGCCCGTCCCACCGAAGTCAGCGACGGCGTCCTCGAAGCCACCCCGGAGCCGGGCGACCCCACGGAGCGCTCCGTCGCCGCGCTCGACGTACGCCAGGCGGTGAAGTCGCTGAGCCCGGAGCACCGCGCCGTACTCGCGCAGATCTACTTCAAGGGTCTGAGCGTGGTCGAGGCCGCGCAGGTGCTCGGCATCCCGGCCGGCACCGTCAAGTCCCGCTCCTACTACGCGCTCCGCGCCCTCGGCCGCTCCCTGCCGGGCTACCACAGGTCCTCCTCGTCGAAGAGTGCGAGGAGCGCCGCGGCATCGGCCACCTCCGCATAG
- a CDS encoding zf-HC2 domain-containing protein → MTGEAGGDPHVRSQLGAYALGALTPEEDRLVAGHLDGCAKCAAAYAEVADAAALLALFDEEDLW, encoded by the coding sequence GTGACGGGTGAGGCCGGCGGTGACCCGCATGTGCGGTCGCAGCTCGGTGCCTACGCGCTGGGAGCTCTCACGCCCGAGGAGGACCGGCTCGTCGCCGGGCACCTGGACGGCTGTGCGAAGTGCGCCGCCGCCTATGCGGAGGTGGCCGATGCCGCGGCGCTCCTCGCACTCTTCGACGAGGAGGACCTGTGGTAG
- a CDS encoding sensor histidine kinase, translated as MSGAALAVLIVLGALLSAGGYVLGRRTGQGRPDRTSDVGTPVEHATFETLHTASLAAPPLRAGLTEESAGKAARRLRSLLGTDALCLTDRDRVLAWDGLGEHHGKHVMDHVQGLLASGRDTAFASGCGDLDCPLRWGVAAPLTVDHRVLGTLVAYAPRESAVLARAAGEVARWVSVQLELAELDRSRTQLIEAEIRALRAQISPHFIFNSLAAIASFVRTDPERARELLLEFADFTRYSFRRHGDFTTLADELHSIDQYLALVRARFGDRLSVTLQVAPEVLPVAMPFLCLQPLVENAVKHGLEGKITMSHITISALDAGSEAEVVIEDDGVGMDPDRLRRILRGEGGLSTGIGLLNVDERLRQVYGDDYGLVIETGVGAGMRITVRIPKYRAGVHGT; from the coding sequence ATGAGCGGCGCCGCCCTCGCGGTACTGATCGTGCTCGGCGCGCTCCTGTCCGCCGGGGGCTATGTGCTCGGCCGCCGTACCGGACAGGGCCGCCCGGACCGCACGAGCGACGTCGGTACGCCCGTCGAGCACGCCACCTTCGAGACCCTGCACACCGCGTCGCTCGCGGCTCCGCCGCTGCGCGCCGGACTCACCGAGGAGAGCGCGGGCAAGGCCGCGCGCCGGCTGCGCTCACTGCTGGGGACCGACGCGCTCTGCCTCACCGACCGGGACCGCGTGCTGGCCTGGGACGGCCTCGGCGAGCACCATGGCAAACATGTGATGGACCATGTGCAGGGGCTGCTCGCCAGCGGGCGCGACACCGCCTTCGCCAGCGGCTGCGGCGATCTGGACTGTCCGCTGCGCTGGGGCGTCGCCGCGCCGCTGACCGTCGACCACCGGGTGCTCGGCACCCTCGTCGCCTACGCCCCACGGGAGTCGGCGGTCCTCGCGCGGGCGGCGGGCGAGGTCGCCCGCTGGGTCTCCGTACAGCTCGAACTCGCCGAACTCGACCGCTCCCGCACCCAGTTGATCGAGGCCGAGATCAGAGCGCTGCGCGCCCAGATCTCACCGCACTTCATCTTCAACTCACTGGCCGCCATCGCCTCGTTCGTCCGTACCGACCCCGAGCGGGCCCGCGAACTGCTCCTGGAATTCGCCGACTTCACCCGCTACTCGTTCCGCAGGCACGGGGACTTCACCACCCTCGCCGACGAACTGCACTCCATCGACCAGTACTTGGCGCTCGTCCGGGCCCGCTTCGGCGACCGTCTTTCGGTCACCCTCCAGGTCGCCCCCGAGGTGCTGCCGGTCGCGATGCCGTTCCTCTGTCTCCAGCCGCTCGTCGAGAACGCCGTCAAGCACGGCCTCGAAGGCAAGATCACGATGAGCCACATCACCATCAGCGCGCTCGACGCGGGCTCGGAGGCGGAAGTGGTGATCGAGGACGACGGCGTGGGCATGGACCCGGACCGGCTGCGCCGGATCCTGCGCGGCGAGGGCGGCCTGTCCACGGGCATCGGACTGCTCAACGTGGACGAGCGGCTGCGCCAGGTCTACGGGGACGACTACGGGCTCGTCATCGAGACGGGGGTGGGGGCCGGGATGCGGATCACCGTACGGATCCCCAAGTACCGCGCGGGTGTGCACGGCACCTGA
- a CDS encoding cation acetate symporter: MNQSWTVTAVAVVVVATVLVGGFGLRISRTTSDFYVASRTVRPGLNAAAISGEYLSAASFLGIAGLLLLHGPDMLWYPVGYTAGYLVLLIFVAAPLRRSGAYTLPDFAEGRLESRPARRVVSALVVGAGWLYLVPQLQGAGLTLEILTGAPNWFGAVLVAVVVVVAVAAGGMRSITFVQAFQYWLKLTALLVPAIFLLLAWQGDGRPPIDFDLTEMSSRADHPMYATYGLIVATFLGTMGLPHVVVRFYTSPNGRAARRTTVVVLALIGGFYLLPPVYGALGRLYAPAPALGKDADAAVLLLPDLVIGGTAGDLLGALVAGGAFAAFLSTASGLTMAVAGVLTQDVLPSRGVRHFRLATLLAMLIPLGGSLVVSGMPVADAVAMAFAVSASSFCPLLVLGIWWRRLTPPGAIAGLLLGGGSALVAIGITVSGAVRSGWPHALLAWPAVWSVPVGFLAMILVSLATRSRIPPGTKAAMTRFHLPEALMPRARGGPR, from the coding sequence GTGAACCAGAGCTGGACGGTGACGGCCGTCGCCGTCGTCGTGGTCGCCACCGTCCTCGTCGGCGGCTTCGGACTGCGCATATCGCGCACCACCTCCGACTTCTACGTGGCCTCGCGCACCGTACGGCCCGGCCTCAACGCCGCCGCGATCAGCGGCGAATACCTCTCCGCCGCCTCCTTCCTCGGCATCGCCGGGCTGCTCCTGCTGCACGGCCCCGACATGCTCTGGTACCCGGTCGGGTACACCGCCGGCTATCTGGTCCTGCTGATCTTCGTCGCCGCCCCGCTGCGCCGCTCCGGCGCCTACACGCTGCCCGACTTCGCGGAGGGACGCCTGGAGTCCCGCCCCGCCCGGCGCGTGGTCAGCGCGCTGGTCGTCGGCGCGGGCTGGCTCTATCTGGTGCCGCAACTCCAGGGCGCGGGCCTCACCCTGGAGATCCTGACCGGCGCGCCGAACTGGTTCGGCGCCGTCCTCGTCGCGGTCGTCGTGGTGGTGGCCGTAGCGGCGGGCGGCATGCGCAGCATCACCTTCGTGCAGGCGTTCCAGTACTGGCTCAAGCTGACGGCCCTGCTCGTCCCGGCGATCTTCCTGCTGCTGGCCTGGCAGGGCGACGGCCGGCCCCCGATCGACTTCGACCTGACCGAGATGTCGAGCCGTGCGGACCACCCCATGTACGCGACGTACGGGCTGATCGTCGCGACCTTCCTCGGCACCATGGGCCTGCCGCACGTCGTGGTCCGCTTCTACACCAGCCCCAACGGCCGGGCGGCCCGCCGGACCACCGTCGTCGTACTCGCCCTGATCGGCGGCTTCTATCTGCTGCCTCCGGTCTACGGCGCCCTCGGGCGGCTGTACGCGCCCGCGCCCGCCCTGGGCAAGGATGCCGACGCCGCCGTACTGCTGCTGCCCGATCTGGTGATCGGCGGCACGGCCGGGGATCTGCTGGGCGCGCTCGTCGCGGGCGGCGCCTTCGCCGCGTTCCTGTCCACGGCCTCCGGTCTGACCATGGCGGTGGCGGGGGTGCTCACCCAGGACGTGCTGCCCTCGCGCGGTGTACGGCACTTCAGGCTGGCCACGCTGCTCGCGATGCTGATACCGCTCGGCGGGTCGCTGGTGGTCAGCGGCATGCCGGTGGCGGACGCCGTCGCGATGGCCTTCGCCGTCTCCGCGTCCTCGTTCTGCCCGCTGCTGGTGCTCGGCATCTGGTGGCGCCGGCTCACCCCGCCGGGCGCGATCGCCGGACTGCTGCTCGGCGGCGGCTCGGCGCTGGTGGCCATCGGGATCACGGTCAGCGGCGCCGTACGGTCGGGCTGGCCGCACGCGCTGCTCGCCTGGCCCGCCGTCTGGTCGGTGCCCGTCGGGTTCCTCGCGATGATCCTGGTGTCACTGGCCACGCGCTCGCGGATACCGCCGGGGACCAAGGCCGCCATGACCCGCTTCCATCTGCCGGAGGCCCTGATGCCGCGGGCCCGCGGAGGCCCGCGATGA
- a CDS encoding LytR/AlgR family response regulator transcription factor: MLRVLAVDDEAPALEELLYLLRADPRIRGAEGATSATEALRRIGAALDAGPDDPAAVDVVFLDIHMAGLTGLDVAKLLAGFAEPPLIVFVTAHEGFAVQAFDLKAVDYVLKPVRRERLAEAVRRVAELVGERGPVVDTSTDQIPVELGGVTRFVPVADIVYAEAQGDYARLHTDTASHLVRIPLTTLEERWRSRGFVRIHRRHLVAIARIDELRLDAGAMSVRVGEAELAVSRRHSRALRDLLMRRPGR; this comes from the coding sequence ATGCTGCGTGTACTGGCCGTGGACGACGAAGCGCCCGCCCTCGAAGAGCTGCTGTACCTCCTGCGCGCCGACCCGCGGATCCGCGGTGCCGAGGGTGCCACCAGCGCGACCGAGGCGCTGCGCCGTATCGGGGCGGCGCTCGACGCCGGCCCGGACGACCCCGCCGCCGTCGATGTCGTCTTCCTCGACATCCACATGGCCGGGCTCACGGGACTCGACGTCGCCAAGCTCCTGGCCGGTTTCGCCGAACCCCCGCTGATCGTCTTCGTCACCGCCCACGAGGGCTTCGCCGTCCAGGCGTTCGACCTCAAGGCCGTCGACTACGTGCTCAAGCCCGTCCGCCGGGAGCGGCTGGCCGAGGCCGTGCGGCGCGTCGCGGAGCTGGTGGGGGAGCGCGGCCCCGTCGTGGACACCTCCACCGACCAGATACCCGTCGAACTCGGCGGCGTGACCCGCTTCGTCCCCGTCGCCGACATCGTCTACGCCGAGGCGCAGGGCGACTACGCCAGACTCCACACCGACACCGCCAGCCATCTGGTGCGTATCCCCCTCACCACCCTGGAGGAGCGCTGGCGCTCCCGCGGTTTCGTACGGATCCACCGCCGGCATCTCGTCGCCATCGCCCGCATCGACGAACTGCGCCTCGACGCGGGCGCCATGAGCGTGCGCGTCGGCGAGGCGGAACTGGCGGTCAGCAGACGTCACTCCAGGGCCCTGCGTGATCTGCTGATGCGCCGGCCCGGCCGCTGA
- a CDS encoding zf-HC2 domain-containing protein: protein MRTPEIHRDVGAYALGVLDAADAFRFEDHLMDCPHCTLLLGDFDAVRGQLDEYTRQTPARVAPIVSAGPELLHRMLEGTAARRRVSRRRRLALLAAAMVIAVGGPFAIVDAQRGGGSPAVPAAERWTAKDRRTGTAAVVTAAERGWGTDIALELSKSAAAGVCALIAVGRDGSEETVMTWAARADSDGPMVTWGGAALRPYEIDRFEVRTAEGHRLMTVRGG, encoded by the coding sequence ATGCGGACCCCGGAGATCCATCGCGACGTCGGCGCCTACGCGCTCGGCGTCCTCGACGCGGCCGACGCCTTCCGCTTCGAGGACCATCTCATGGACTGTCCGCACTGCACACTGCTGTTGGGCGATTTCGACGCGGTGAGGGGTCAGCTCGACGAGTACACGCGGCAGACCCCCGCGCGCGTGGCGCCGATCGTGTCGGCCGGGCCCGAGCTGCTGCACCGGATGCTCGAAGGGACGGCCGCCCGGCGGCGGGTGAGCCGCAGACGGCGGCTGGCCCTGCTGGCGGCGGCGATGGTGATCGCGGTGGGCGGCCCGTTCGCGATCGTCGACGCGCAGCGGGGCGGCGGTTCCCCGGCGGTGCCGGCGGCCGAGCGGTGGACGGCGAAGGACCGCAGGACCGGGACGGCGGCCGTCGTGACGGCGGCGGAGCGGGGCTGGGGCACGGACATCGCGCTGGAGCTGTCGAAGTCGGCGGCGGCCGGGGTGTGCGCGCTGATCGCTGTCGGCCGTGACGGGTCGGAGGAGACGGTGATGACCTGGGCCGCCCGTGCCGACAGCGACGGGCCGATGGTCACGTGGGGCGGCGCCGCGCTGCGGCCGTACGAGATCGACCGGTTCGAGGTGCGTACGGCGGAGGGCCACCGGCTGATGACGGTACGGGGCGGGTGA